In Bacillus sp. Marseille-Q1617, a genomic segment contains:
- a CDS encoding multidrug efflux SMR transporter → MWWFITAVAALFEIGWATGLKYAHDGLTWTLTIAAILVSFTGLLMASTRLPTATVYAVFVGLGTLGTVIVDMIFFEAGINAGVVFFVVMLLVGVIGLKFVTDANGKEAQKS, encoded by the coding sequence ATGTGGTGGTTTATCACAGCAGTTGCGGCACTCTTTGAAATCGGCTGGGCGACCGGCTTGAAATATGCGCATGACGGATTGACGTGGACGCTGACAATCGCAGCGATTCTCGTGAGCTTCACAGGACTGCTGATGGCTTCAACACGCCTGCCGACAGCAACTGTCTACGCAGTCTTTGTCGGGCTTGGCACATTGGGTACTGTGATCGTGGATATGATCTTCTTTGAGGCTGGCATCAATGCAGGTGTGGTGTTCTTTGTAGTCATGCTGCTTGTAGGCGTAATCGGCCTGAAATTTGTCACGGATGCGAATGGGAAGGAGGCGCAGAAATCATGA
- a CDS encoding FAD-dependent oxidoreductase produces MKIAVIGSTHAGTAAVTNIANMYPEADITVYEKNDNVSFLSCGLALYVGGVVEDPQGLFYSSPEQLINLGITMKMKHTVQEIDTAQKQIKALNLVTGEEVNDSYDKLVMSTGSWPIIPPIDGIKLDNVLLAKNFNQANTIIEKSRDAKHVTIVGAGYIGVELVEAFQQAGKKVTLIDGVDRILNKYLDQEFTDQVEQAFIDRGVELRLGETVTRFEGEMSVEAVVTNQGRVKTDIVIMCVGFRPNTELLKGKVDMLPNGAITVDDYMRTSDPDILAAGDCCAVKYNPTGQAAYIPLATNAVRMGTLVARNLTEPVMKNVGTQGTSGLHIYDLNMASTGLTETSAQAMDIHVKSVTISEKHRPEFMPTAEDVLFKVSYLPESRKIIGAQVLSKADVTQSINTLSVCIQTGMTIEELGFVDFFFQPHFNQPWNFLNKAGLAAAETRKPQLV; encoded by the coding sequence ATGAAAATAGCAGTAATCGGAAGTACTCACGCTGGAACAGCAGCTGTAACAAATATAGCAAATATGTATCCTGAAGCAGACATTACAGTCTATGAGAAAAACGATAATGTGTCCTTTCTTTCATGTGGTTTAGCATTATATGTGGGCGGTGTAGTTGAAGATCCGCAGGGACTTTTCTACAGCTCACCTGAACAGCTGATAAATCTCGGCATTACAATGAAAATGAAGCACACCGTGCAGGAAATCGATACTGCACAGAAGCAGATCAAAGCGTTGAATCTGGTCACTGGTGAAGAAGTCAATGACAGCTACGATAAGCTCGTCATGTCAACCGGTTCATGGCCAATCATCCCGCCAATCGACGGCATTAAGCTTGATAACGTCCTGTTAGCAAAGAACTTCAATCAGGCAAATACAATCATTGAAAAATCACGTGACGCTAAGCACGTTACGATTGTCGGCGCAGGTTATATTGGCGTTGAGCTTGTAGAAGCATTCCAGCAGGCAGGGAAAAAAGTAACGCTGATTGACGGTGTGGACCGTATTCTGAATAAATATCTTGATCAGGAATTTACAGATCAGGTAGAGCAGGCATTCATTGACCGCGGCGTTGAACTGCGACTCGGCGAAACTGTTACTCGTTTTGAAGGTGAAATGTCTGTTGAAGCTGTTGTAACGAATCAAGGACGCGTTAAGACTGACATTGTGATTATGTGTGTCGGCTTCCGCCCAAACACAGAGCTCTTAAAAGGAAAAGTAGACATGTTGCCAAACGGGGCAATTACAGTTGATGATTATATGCGCACAAGCGACCCTGACATCCTTGCAGCCGGTGACTGTTGTGCAGTGAAATACAATCCGACAGGTCAGGCTGCCTATATCCCACTTGCAACTAATGCAGTCAGAATGGGTACACTCGTTGCACGCAATCTCACTGAACCGGTCATGAAGAATGTTGGTACACAGGGAACTTCAGGTCTGCATATTTATGACCTGAATATGGCATCAACAGGCTTAACTGAAACGAGTGCACAAGCGATGGATATTCATGTGAAAAGTGTCACAATCTCCGAAAAGCACCGTCCTGAATTTATGCCGACAGCGGAAGATGTGCTGTTTAAAGTCAGCTACCTGCCTGAAAGCCGTAAAATTATTGGCGCGCAGGTACTGTCAAAAGCGGATGTCACCCAATCCATTAATACACTCAGCGTCTGCATTCAGACTGGCATGACGATAGAAGAACTCGGCTTTGTCGACTTCTTCTTCCAGCCTCACTTCAATCAGCCGTGGAACTTTCTGAATAAAGCAGGACTTGCAGCAGCTGAGACACGCAAGCCGCAATTGGTTTGA
- a CDS encoding multidrug efflux SMR transporter yields MSWIALIIAGFCEVLGVNGMQRIATGKKISGFIFLIGGFIASLNLLSFAMTSIPLGVAYAVWTGMGTIGGVVVGMIFYGDPADRKRIFFLTLIVVAVVGLRVVTS; encoded by the coding sequence ATGAGCTGGATTGCATTAATTATAGCGGGATTTTGTGAAGTGCTTGGTGTAAACGGCATGCAGCGGATTGCAACAGGTAAAAAAATCAGCGGATTTATCTTTCTGATCGGCGGCTTTATAGCAAGCCTCAATCTCCTCTCATTCGCCATGACCAGCATTCCGCTTGGCGTGGCCTACGCCGTCTGGACCGGTATGGGTACAATCGGCGGCGTTGTCGTAGGTATGATATTTTATGGGGACCCTGCAGACCGCAAGCGTATTTTCTTTTTAACACTGATTGTAGTAGCGGTTGTCGGGCTGCGGGTAGTGACGAGTTAA